A genomic region of Alistipes megaguti contains the following coding sequences:
- a CDS encoding metal ABC transporter ATP-binding protein: MTLVSLHDVSVAYDGHEALQHVNLEIFDRDFLGIIGPNGGGKTTLVKAILGAIPYSGVIQYAPELFRGRERLIGYMPQIAHFDRAFPISVFEVVLSGLQGHHGFRSRYSRQDKLRAMELIAQSGLENVARHPIGEISGGQMQRALLARAIISEPRLLILDEPTNFVDNRFEKELYNTLRELNSHMAIVMVSHDIGTISSVVKQIVCVNRHVHRHHSNILTPEQLHNYDCPIQLITHGTIPHTVLEHHPGDCCSDHE; this comes from the coding sequence ATGACCCTGGTCTCTCTACACGACGTTTCGGTCGCTTACGACGGCCATGAGGCGCTACAGCATGTCAACCTCGAAATATTCGACCGCGATTTCCTCGGGATCATCGGACCCAACGGCGGCGGTAAAACAACCCTCGTCAAGGCTATTCTGGGGGCTATACCCTACTCCGGAGTCATTCAATATGCTCCGGAACTCTTCCGGGGTCGCGAACGGCTGATCGGATACATGCCCCAGATCGCACACTTCGACCGCGCCTTCCCGATCTCCGTATTCGAGGTCGTTCTATCCGGGCTGCAAGGCCATCACGGATTCCGGTCGCGATACTCCCGGCAAGACAAACTGCGGGCCATGGAGCTGATCGCACAATCGGGACTCGAAAACGTGGCCCGTCACCCCATCGGCGAGATATCCGGCGGGCAGATGCAACGCGCCCTGCTTGCCCGCGCCATCATCTCCGAACCCCGCCTGCTGATCCTCGACGAACCCACGAACTTCGTCGACAACCGCTTCGAAAAGGAGCTCTACAATACGCTCCGAGAGCTGAACAGCCACATGGCCATCGTCATGGTCTCGCACGACATCGGAACCATCTCCAGCGTCGTCAAGCAGATCGTTTGCGTCAATCGACACGTACATCGGCACCACTCGAACATCCTTACTCCCGAACAACTGCACAATTACGACTGCCCGATTCAGCTGATCACCCACGGAACCATTCCGCACACCGTCCTGGAGCACCACCCCGGCGACTGCTGCTCCGACCACGAATAG
- a CDS encoding metal ABC transporter solute-binding protein, Zn/Mn family, producing MKQITILLAALALCMACSTREPVQNRAFCVSILPLKSIVEQIVGDDFEIQVIVPKGASPETFEPTPRQFVEINKARMIFSVGLIDFENSLINKIQDKDKIVNLSRGIQLIEGSCAHVTNRSATDAVANEGLTANRPEEHSHAHGVDPHIWTSPKALEIMAKNAFDAIRTAYPDSIKYEENYKRLIQKIEKSDERVREKINRSGLKYFIIYHPALTYLARDYGICQVAIESEGKEPSARRLAGIIRQARQDGINKIFYQNQFPESVVEVIARDMQARYIEIDPLKEQVIENIDRITDLITLP from the coding sequence ATGAAACAAATTACAATCCTCCTGGCTGCACTCGCACTCTGCATGGCCTGCTCGACCCGGGAACCGGTTCAGAACAGAGCGTTCTGTGTATCCATTCTGCCCCTGAAAAGCATCGTCGAACAGATCGTCGGAGACGATTTCGAAATCCAGGTCATCGTCCCAAAAGGCGCCAGCCCCGAAACCTTCGAACCTACTCCCAGGCAATTCGTCGAAATAAACAAAGCCCGGATGATCTTCAGCGTAGGCCTGATCGACTTCGAAAACTCGCTGATCAACAAGATTCAGGACAAGGACAAGATCGTAAACCTCAGTCGGGGTATTCAACTCATCGAGGGGTCCTGTGCTCACGTCACAAACCGTTCGGCAACCGATGCCGTGGCAAACGAGGGCTTGACTGCAAACCGCCCGGAGGAACACAGCCATGCGCATGGCGTCGATCCGCATATCTGGACATCGCCGAAAGCACTGGAAATCATGGCAAAAAATGCCTTCGACGCCATTCGGACTGCCTATCCGGATTCCATCAAGTATGAAGAAAACTACAAACGGCTGATCCAGAAAATCGAAAAGTCGGATGAGCGCGTCCGCGAAAAAATCAATCGCAGCGGACTCAAATACTTCATCATTTACCACCCGGCTCTCACCTATCTCGCCCGCGATTACGGAATCTGCCAGGTCGCCATCGAATCCGAAGGCAAGGAGCCTTCGGCCCGACGACTGGCCGGAATCATCCGCCAGGCCCGGCAGGACGGCATCAACAAGATATTCTATCAGAATCAGTTCCCGGAGTCGGTCGTCGAGGTCATCGCCCGTGACATGCAGGCCCGATACATCGAAATCGACCCCCTCAAGGAACAGGTCATCGAAAATATCGACCGAATCACCGACTTAATCACCCTGCCATGA
- a CDS encoding hemolysin family protein, whose translation MEILIIALLILLNGIFAMSEMALVSARKSNLEMQARQGSRGARKALRLAKDPDRFLSTVQIGITLIGILTGIYSGDTLAARFGEQLARLGLSLRSATAIAQVVIVILVTYLTIIFGELVPKRIGMNAAEKAASILARPMGALSTIASPFVWLLAKSTAAVTRLLGLQKAESKVTEAEIRSIIQEGAEDGEVQEVEQQIVGRVFSLGDRTVESIMTHRSEIAWIDVTMSVDEINRIVAEAPHNRYPVGDGSLDKLLGVVYLKDLFLHLNEPGFDIRKILTPGKFFHEEFEVYNALEQLRSEQLGYGIICDEFGVTRGIITLKDIFEALVGELPDPREEPDIVRRDDGSSLIDGQCPFYDFLAAYGIEDDIPSNAYNTLSGLILDLLGHIPSTGEKVEWRGFTFEIVDMDGARIDKILVVYHKPTTEEEA comes from the coding sequence ATGGAAATCCTCATCATCGCCCTGCTGATCCTGCTCAACGGCATCTTCGCCATGTCCGAAATGGCCCTCGTCTCCGCCCGCAAGTCCAACCTCGAAATGCAGGCCCGGCAGGGCAGCCGGGGTGCCCGCAAGGCGTTGCGGCTGGCAAAGGATCCCGACCGTTTCCTCTCGACCGTACAGATCGGAATCACGCTGATCGGAATCCTCACGGGTATCTACTCCGGGGACACACTCGCCGCACGCTTCGGCGAACAGCTCGCACGCCTGGGGCTCTCGCTGCGTTCGGCAACGGCCATCGCGCAGGTCGTCATCGTCATCCTGGTCACCTATCTGACCATCATTTTCGGCGAACTCGTCCCCAAGCGTATCGGCATGAATGCCGCCGAAAAGGCCGCATCGATCCTCGCCCGACCCATGGGCGCGCTCTCCACGATCGCTTCGCCGTTCGTCTGGCTGCTCGCAAAAAGCACCGCCGCAGTAACCCGTCTGCTCGGGCTCCAGAAGGCCGAAAGCAAGGTCACCGAAGCCGAAATCCGATCGATCATCCAGGAGGGCGCCGAGGACGGCGAGGTCCAGGAGGTCGAACAGCAGATCGTCGGTCGCGTCTTCTCGCTTGGTGACCGGACCGTCGAGTCGATCATGACACATCGCAGCGAAATCGCCTGGATCGACGTGACAATGTCCGTCGACGAGATCAACCGGATCGTCGCCGAAGCCCCCCACAACCGGTATCCCGTCGGTGACGGAAGCCTCGACAAGCTGCTCGGCGTGGTCTATCTCAAGGACCTCTTCCTCCACCTCAACGAGCCCGGTTTCGACATCCGCAAGATCCTGACCCCAGGCAAGTTCTTCCACGAAGAGTTCGAAGTCTACAACGCCCTCGAACAGCTCCGATCCGAACAACTCGGATACGGCATCATCTGCGACGAATTCGGCGTTACGCGCGGAATCATCACCCTGAAGGATATCTTCGAAGCCCTGGTCGGCGAACTGCCCGATCCGCGCGAGGAGCCCGACATCGTCCGCCGCGACGACGGCAGCTCGCTCATCGACGGGCAGTGCCCCTTCTACGACTTCCTGGCCGCATACGGAATCGAGGACGATATCCCGTCGAACGCATACAACACCCTCAGCGGCCTGATCCTCGATCTGCTCGGACACATCCCCTCGACCGGAGAAAAGGTCGAATGGCGGGGATTTACCTTCGAAATCGTCGACATGGACGGTGCCCGAATCGACAAGATCCTCGTCGTATACCACAAACCCACCACCGAAGAGGAAGCATGA
- a CDS encoding HIT family protein, producing MATIFSRIIAGEIPSYKVAEDDRYYAFLDINPLAKGHTLVVPKQEVDYLFDLDDETLGGMMVFAKKVAAKIRREFPCKKVAVVVLGLEVPHAHIHLIPMQSENDVDFHREKLKLTPEEFHEIAEKLAK from the coding sequence ATGGCAACAATTTTTTCACGCATCATCGCAGGGGAGATCCCCTCGTACAAAGTAGCCGAAGATGACCGCTACTACGCCTTCCTGGATATTAATCCGCTGGCAAAAGGACATACACTCGTTGTCCCGAAGCAGGAGGTTGACTATCTGTTTGATCTCGATGACGAGACTCTTGGCGGCATGATGGTTTTTGCCAAGAAGGTGGCCGCCAAAATCCGTCGCGAATTCCCCTGTAAAAAGGTTGCTGTTGTCGTTTTGGGCCTCGAAGTTCCCCACGCACACATCCATCTGATCCCCATGCAAAGCGAAAATGACGTCGATTTCCACCGCGAAAAGCTCAAACTGACGCCAGAAGAGTTCCACGAAATCGCCGAAAAACTCGCCAAATAA
- a CDS encoding DUF5606 domain-containing protein translates to MELKEILAITGQPGLYKYVAQSTRGVIVESLLDGHRMNASASARVSALSDISMFTEGDDIALADVFTRIYEHTGGKETISPKSTPEQLKAAFAEVLPEYDRDRVHVSDIKKCFSWYNILLQAGFTEFKPAEEPAEETAGEADAK, encoded by the coding sequence ATGGAACTGAAAGAGATTCTGGCTATTACGGGGCAACCCGGATTGTATAAATACGTGGCGCAGTCGACGCGAGGCGTGATTGTGGAGTCGCTTCTGGACGGCCACCGGATGAATGCTTCGGCGAGTGCACGGGTGAGTGCGCTGTCGGACATATCGATGTTTACCGAAGGGGATGACATTGCCTTGGCCGATGTTTTTACGCGCATCTACGAGCACACGGGGGGCAAGGAGACCATCAGCCCGAAATCGACGCCCGAGCAGTTGAAGGCGGCTTTTGCGGAGGTTCTTCCGGAGTACGACCGTGATCGGGTGCATGTATCGGACATCAAGAAGTGCTTCTCGTGGTATAATATCCTGCTGCAGGCGGGCTTCACGGAGTTCAAGCCTGCCGAAGAGCCAGCCGAAGAGACGGCCGGCGAGGCAGACGCGAAGTAG
- the argS gene encoding arginine--tRNA ligase encodes MNIESYLTEAVRRSVEALYGPLGDEQLQLQKTRREFEGDYTLVTFPLLRRSRKSPEATAQEIGEYMTANVPEIRSCNVIKGFLNLVLDASFWKGRFTDLASDEHYGEAPSTGRTIMIEYSSPNTNKPLHLGHIRNNLLGYSVAQILKANGHTVIKVNLVNDRGIHICKSMLAWKLYGGGETPESSGMKGDHLVGKYYVEFDKHYKAQIKELMAQGQSEEDAKKHAPIMLEAQEMLRKWEAKDPEVYALWEKMNSWVYAGFDVTYKALGVDFDKVYYESQTYLLGKSLVEEGLKKGVFYRRPDNSVWIDLRNDGLDEKLLLRGDGTSVYMTQDLGTAYRRFEDNKLDDMIYVVGNEQNYHFQVLKLVLKKLGYAEWSDHITHLSYGMVELPEGKMKSREGTVVDADDLIADMVKTAREMSAELGKLDGCTEEEANAVSTMVGLGALKYFILKVDPKKTMLFDPRESIDFNGNTGPFIQYTHARICSVLRKAAESGVEASREIAPEVTLLPEEIDLVKMLTEYPATVKAAGENFAPSLIGAYVYDLAKQFNGYYHDHSILKEEDAATRSMRLALAAQVARVIRKGMSLLGIDVPERM; translated from the coding sequence ATGAATATTGAAAGTTATCTTACGGAAGCGGTTCGGCGGTCGGTCGAGGCGCTGTACGGTCCGCTGGGCGACGAGCAGCTGCAGCTTCAGAAGACGCGGCGGGAGTTCGAGGGCGACTATACGCTGGTCACGTTTCCGCTGCTGCGCCGGAGCCGGAAATCGCCGGAGGCCACGGCGCAGGAGATCGGCGAGTATATGACGGCCAACGTGCCGGAGATCCGCTCCTGTAACGTCATCAAGGGCTTCCTGAATCTGGTGCTGGATGCGTCGTTCTGGAAGGGTCGCTTTACGGATCTTGCCTCGGACGAGCACTACGGCGAGGCGCCGTCGACGGGTCGGACGATCATGATCGAGTACTCGTCGCCCAATACGAACAAGCCGCTTCACCTGGGCCATATCCGCAACAATCTGCTGGGCTATTCGGTGGCCCAGATTCTCAAGGCCAACGGCCACACGGTGATCAAGGTCAACCTGGTGAACGACCGCGGCATCCATATCTGCAAATCGATGCTGGCGTGGAAGCTCTACGGCGGAGGCGAGACCCCCGAGTCATCGGGCATGAAGGGCGACCACCTGGTGGGCAAATACTACGTCGAGTTTGACAAGCACTACAAGGCGCAGATCAAGGAGCTGATGGCGCAGGGGCAGAGCGAGGAGGATGCCAAGAAACACGCACCGATCATGCTTGAGGCGCAGGAGATGCTGCGCAAGTGGGAGGCGAAGGATCCGGAGGTCTACGCGCTGTGGGAGAAGATGAACAGCTGGGTCTACGCGGGTTTTGACGTGACGTACAAGGCGCTGGGCGTCGATTTCGACAAGGTCTACTACGAGTCTCAGACCTACCTTCTGGGCAAATCGCTCGTTGAGGAGGGTCTGAAGAAGGGGGTCTTCTACCGCCGTCCGGACAATTCGGTGTGGATCGATCTTCGCAACGACGGACTGGACGAGAAGCTGCTGCTTCGCGGCGACGGCACGTCGGTCTACATGACGCAGGATCTGGGTACGGCCTACCGCCGTTTCGAGGACAACAAGCTCGACGACATGATCTACGTGGTGGGCAACGAACAGAACTACCACTTCCAGGTGCTGAAACTGGTGCTGAAGAAGTTGGGCTACGCCGAGTGGAGCGACCACATTACGCACCTTTCGTACGGCATGGTGGAGCTTCCCGAGGGGAAGATGAAGTCGCGCGAGGGCACGGTGGTTGATGCCGACGACCTGATCGCCGACATGGTGAAGACGGCGCGCGAGATGTCGGCCGAGCTGGGCAAGCTGGACGGCTGCACGGAAGAGGAGGCCAATGCCGTCTCGACGATGGTGGGCCTCGGTGCGCTGAAGTACTTCATCCTGAAGGTTGACCCGAAGAAGACGATGCTCTTCGATCCGCGCGAGTCGATTGACTTCAACGGCAATACGGGTCCGTTCATCCAGTATACGCACGCGCGGATCTGCTCGGTGCTTCGCAAGGCAGCGGAGAGCGGGGTAGAGGCATCGCGTGAGATTGCCCCTGAGGTGACGCTGCTTCCGGAGGAGATCGACCTGGTGAAGATGCTGACGGAGTACCCGGCCACGGTGAAGGCCGCCGGGGAGAACTTTGCGCCGTCGCTCATCGGGGCCTACGTCTACGACCTGGCCAAGCAGTTCAACGGCTACTACCACGACCACTCGATCCTTAAGGAGGAGGATGCCGCCACGCGGTCGATGCGCCTGGCGCTGGCCGCACAGGTGGCCCGTGTAATCCGTAAGGGCATGTCGCTGCTGGGCATCGACGTCCCGGAGCGCATGTAG
- a CDS encoding methylglyoxal synthase, with protein MEKQPKVLALVAHDNMKRDLAEWVDWNSEKLSRHHLVCTGTTGKMVERTLRARAHHLEQQTEGNETPELEITLLKSGPLGGDQQLGSMIADGKIHALIFFWDPMSAQPHDVDVKALLRLATLYNVPTAVNRSSADFLISSPLFEDENYTPVVKDYKAYIERVLL; from the coding sequence ATGGAAAAGCAACCGAAAGTGTTGGCTTTGGTCGCGCACGACAACATGAAGCGTGACCTGGCGGAGTGGGTGGACTGGAACAGTGAGAAGCTGAGCCGTCATCACCTGGTGTGCACGGGAACTACGGGCAAGATGGTTGAGCGGACGCTGCGGGCTCGAGCTCACCATCTGGAGCAGCAGACGGAGGGCAACGAGACCCCCGAACTGGAGATCACGCTGTTGAAATCGGGCCCGCTGGGCGGCGATCAGCAGTTGGGCTCGATGATTGCCGATGGCAAGATCCATGCCCTGATCTTCTTCTGGGACCCGATGTCGGCCCAGCCGCACGATGTGGACGTGAAGGCGCTGCTTCGGCTGGCGACGCTGTATAACGTTCCGACGGCAGTGAACCGTTCGTCGGCGGATTTTTTGATTTCGTCGCCGCTGTTCGAGGACGAGAACTACACGCCGGTGGTCAAGGACTACAAGGCCTATATTGAGCGGGTGCTGCTGTAG
- the dusB gene encoding tRNA dihydrouridine synthase DusB has translation MKIADLELGEQPLLLAPMEDVTDPSFRYMCKRFGADVVYTEFISSDGLIRDAAKSLKKLEIDDAERPVGIQIYGHLIEPMVEAARMAEAAGPDIIDINFGCPVKKIAGRGAGSGMMRTPDLMVEMTRQIVRAVHTPVTVKTRLGWDDTSKNIEEIALRLQDAGIAALTIHGRTRAQMYRGVADWTLIGAVKNNPQIHIPIIGNGDVDSGPKAREMFDRYGVDGVMIGRATYGRPWIFREIKHFLATGEVMPQPSVSERVAIAKEHLHKSLEIKGDHVGILEMRRHLTNYFKGLPDFKSTRLKLVTSLDIDELFSTLDYIAERWGDYDLSAAVPAPLSHDL, from the coding sequence ATGAAAATAGCCGATCTGGAACTCGGCGAACAGCCCCTGCTGCTCGCCCCCATGGAGGATGTCACCGACCCTTCGTTCCGATACATGTGCAAGCGCTTCGGCGCCGACGTCGTCTACACCGAGTTCATCTCCTCGGACGGACTGATCCGCGACGCCGCAAAATCGCTCAAAAAACTCGAAATCGACGACGCAGAACGTCCCGTCGGCATTCAGATTTACGGACATCTGATCGAGCCCATGGTCGAGGCCGCACGTATGGCCGAAGCCGCCGGACCCGACATCATCGACATCAATTTCGGCTGTCCGGTCAAGAAGATCGCCGGCCGAGGCGCCGGTTCGGGCATGATGCGAACGCCCGATCTGATGGTCGAAATGACCCGGCAGATCGTCCGCGCCGTCCACACCCCGGTCACCGTCAAAACCCGGCTGGGCTGGGACGACACCTCGAAAAACATCGAGGAGATCGCCCTCCGTCTGCAGGATGCCGGCATCGCCGCCCTGACCATTCACGGCCGGACCCGAGCCCAGATGTACCGCGGCGTGGCCGACTGGACCCTCATCGGAGCCGTGAAGAACAACCCCCAAATCCACATCCCCATCATCGGAAACGGCGACGTCGATTCGGGCCCCAAAGCCAGGGAGATGTTCGACCGTTACGGCGTCGACGGCGTGATGATCGGCCGTGCCACCTACGGACGGCCCTGGATCTTCCGCGAAATCAAGCACTTTCTCGCGACGGGCGAGGTGATGCCCCAGCCGTCGGTCTCGGAACGTGTGGCCATCGCCAAGGAGCACCTGCACAAGTCGCTCGAAATCAAGGGCGATCATGTCGGTATTCTCGAAATGAGGCGCCACCTGACCAACTACTTCAAGGGGCTGCCCGACTTCAAGTCGACACGGCTGAAGCTCGTCACCTCGCTCGACATCGACGAATTGTTCTCAACGCTCGACTACATCGCCGAGCGTTGGGGCGATTATGACCTCTCGGCGGCCGTGCCCGCTCCCCTCTCCCACGACCTCTGA
- a CDS encoding mechanosensitive ion channel family protein, with amino-acid sequence MWRILATVAAEEPAAPLIVPDSVQKANFAEAVNRLVNLDFSQVAQNLLSETLWVVIKIVIALVIYYIGRWLMRRLVRLIDVAMEHRKVELSLRAFTRSSVRAVFMLLLILIVVSTLGVNVTSLIAVASAATLAIGMALSGTAQNFAGGVMILLMKPYRVGDYISAQGESGTVREIKLFSTVITTNDNQTIYIPNNSIATAIIDNYSTAPERRVDWTVGISYGDDVDVARAAILAMFAADERILPQPAPVVVVEALADSSVNLKIRAWTVNANYWTVFYEYNERFYKELPKAGINFPFPQMDVHVKQD; translated from the coding sequence ATGTGGAGAATACTTGCGACCGTTGCGGCCGAGGAGCCGGCGGCTCCGCTCATTGTACCGGACAGTGTGCAGAAGGCGAATTTTGCCGAGGCGGTGAACCGGCTGGTGAATCTGGATTTCAGTCAGGTTGCTCAGAATCTGTTGTCGGAGACGCTGTGGGTGGTGATCAAGATCGTCATCGCGCTGGTGATCTACTATATCGGGCGCTGGCTGATGCGGCGTCTGGTCCGGCTGATTGACGTGGCGATGGAGCATCGGAAGGTGGAACTTTCGCTTCGGGCCTTTACGCGGAGTTCGGTGCGTGCGGTTTTCATGCTGCTGCTGATCCTGATCGTGGTTTCGACGCTGGGCGTCAACGTGACGTCGCTCATTGCGGTGGCATCGGCCGCGACGCTGGCCATCGGTATGGCGTTGAGCGGCACGGCGCAGAACTTTGCGGGCGGCGTGATGATCCTGCTGATGAAGCCCTACCGGGTAGGCGATTACATTTCGGCACAGGGAGAGTCGGGCACGGTGCGCGAGATCAAGCTCTTCTCGACGGTGATCACGACCAACGACAACCAGACGATCTACATCCCGAACAACTCGATCGCCACGGCCATCATCGACAACTATTCGACAGCCCCCGAACGACGGGTCGACTGGACGGTAGGGATCTCCTACGGCGACGACGTAGACGTGGCCCGGGCGGCGATTCTGGCGATGTTTGCCGCCGACGAACGGATTCTTCCGCAGCCGGCACCGGTCGTCGTTGTCGAGGCACTGGCCGACAGTTCGGTGAATCTGAAGATCCGGGCGTGGACGGTGAATGCCAACTACTGGACTGTCTTCTACGAATATAACGAACGCTTCTACAAGGAGTTGCCGAAGGCGGGGATCAACTTTCCGTTCCCGCAGATGGACGTTCACGTGAAGCAGGATTGA
- a CDS encoding helix-turn-helix transcriptional regulator, with the protein MKEKLLELLNREGLRPSQLAEILEINPAGISHILAGRNKPSFELLQKILRRFPRINPDWLLLDSNQIYRSEIPNPVSGIPTDKTQAEKNNLDNTLFGNTSNGSSKSGTPKITSPGNTALPESAIGGHPVASNIPTTGNLSKAGIKRIVIFYEDQTFETYTPANL; encoded by the coding sequence ATGAAGGAGAAATTGCTCGAATTGTTGAATCGCGAAGGGTTGAGACCCAGTCAGCTCGCTGAAATCCTCGAAATCAATCCGGCAGGAATCTCCCACATTCTCGCCGGACGGAACAAACCCAGTTTCGAATTGCTCCAGAAAATCCTCCGGCGTTTCCCCAGAATCAATCCCGACTGGCTCCTGCTCGATTCAAACCAGATCTACCGATCCGAAATTCCCAATCCCGTTTCGGGAATTCCGACCGACAAAACCCAAGCGGAGAAAAACAATCTGGACAATACCTTGTTTGGAAATACGTCAAATGGCAGCAGCAAGTCGGGGACTCCCAAAATTACATCGCCTGGAAATACGGCCCTCCCCGAATCTGCAATCGGTGGTCATCCGGTCGCATCGAACATTCCGACGACCGGCAATCTCTCGAAAGCCGGTATAAAACGGATCGTCATCTTTTACGAGGATCAAACCTTCGAAACCTATACTCCGGCCAACCTCTAA